The Mugil cephalus isolate CIBA_MC_2020 chromosome 11, CIBA_Mcephalus_1.1, whole genome shotgun sequence genome includes a window with the following:
- the dop1a gene encoding protein dopey-1 isoform X2 has translation MNAEEVELLSDSKYRNYVAAVDKALKNFEYSSEWADLISALGKLNKVLQNNAKYQVVPKKLTIGKRLAQCLHPALPSGVHRKALETYEIIFKIIGSKRLAKDLFLYSSGLFPLLSNAAMSVKPVLLGLYETYYLPLGKTLKPGLQGLLTGVLPGLEEGSEYYDRTNTLLEKVAAAVEQSAFYSALWGSILTSPAVRLPGVSFVLLHLNRKLSMEDQLYIIGSDIELMVEAVSTSVQDSSVLVQRSTLDLILFCFPFHMSQATRPDMIRILSAALHVVLRRDMSLNRRLYAWLLGPRSTRQSNPEEHASHYFNTFSKDMLVQAMVGILQGKARGGEEESILMHDLKPFRILISLLDKPELGPAILEDVLIEVFRTLHTQCRTELDLQNQSPFSKDHTQLSSKLRENKKTAELIKTANLLFNSFEPYYMWDYIARWFEECCRRTVNGSTRAARHAGSSDPPELSLVEFCQLVDFLLDIVSLPTRSMRVICQETYIEIQTEHLPQLLLRMVAALTCHLQALGLGELTHCLRLCSKILSKVQPPLVSPLALPPGPQAQGLSNSTGNSSKSAKDKSRDTEDKRTPEVPGNGEVFEEGENPPSGRSSESGFTDFVQYQEDGPEETERVPHPHHALKTGRRSSGPGQTKPLDKPVMQCCLEHFQQFLSRLITLYIVPGNLDKAQGQRGEVVHAGLLVSEGPQHSDHAESCTESGIVQRECVAAFTAACQLFLECSSFPVYIAEGNLKSSPAQEEQSGSELVRLPVWLQTLMDACCLACDFSLQGVAISLVMDLVGLAQSVAMVTAESVASGGGSESAQPMSPSQGRVAVVIRPPLTQGILKYIADKTDFFKSVALILWDQLSERTPQHHQRSVELFYQLHNLVPSSSICEDVISQQLMHRDKRIHLEAHVKFSVLWHLTRDLNITKSSPFTRTFDRSLFIMLDSLSYWDPCTSAVGRAWLNQVLQRHDIARVLEPLLLLLLHPKTHRVSIQRVQAQRHWAQAFPDPSEQEPSEPMYTRDSGFSDNYSLIQGERVGQGELRGLAVGEMEPFCLTVNPLSDSLSILSLSSENLQLAGEYQPADDQQVEPQSSESSGSHSSTVENGSFEETEGVNSTVNSSDRPPGYSDDTSEDSVEEVVSCVMKELVDRVLTLVDEASLEVSSPPENWADTDSTSSDTSTGPRLDPDPPPSSNHQTLPEMLAGGTLEFFSVTPADMSADEQHKDGITRHSSSPSIVTLPDSSDPATPDHNLQVDDSQARKRSHSSTQLSLKGKIMERLADKSPGAKPKTKKAKRKQEERQRKAAIQADKLRPPSIFFGDSLDLENWYSCGEGEVSEIESDVGSPVGGSGGAVGGVGVTGRRLSSAPPRFNIHPLYQHVLLYLQLYDSSRALHALSAIAAMLRATPSGFVSAISTTSINNTYTPQLSLLQNLLARHRVSVMGKDFYCPIPQDSHSHSFRSAMYLEIIISLCLYFLRSYYSSHVSAGSQDLAGNRAMQLTSVEVLTLLFTELAKVTGGSAKGFASFISDVLSKCKVQKVVLHCLLSSIFSAQKWHEQRVAGVNVAAVEEGLSEDSVIDLSEDQIDSCSAVQSQLLRLLQSLVVLEHRVLVPAEEGVEGGPVGGAAGGGGTGGGTGAGFEILGAEVEHVNPQQPMTSLQYLHGQPITAQGMFLCAVIRALHQHHACKMHPQWIGLITSTLPYMGRVLRRVVASVTLQLCRNLDNLLQQYRYEIGMTDTRPQWMALCIPPDLILTVLEGVTAIIHYCLLDPTSQYHQLQVSVDQKHLAEARSGILSILHTIMSSVTLLWSVLHQADNSDRPAAASAASTSNINLGSTKNLRQQILELLGPISMNHGAHFMAAIAYVWNERKQVKTPVRNKVIPVASEEQLLLVELVRSVSAMRTETVIQTVKEVLKQPPAIAKDKKHLSLEVCMLQFFYAYVQRIPVSSLVDSWPSLLALLKDSVPLGLPAPGQFLILGVLNEFILKNPNLESKKDQRELQDVTHKVVEAIGTIAGSSLEQTTWLRRNLEVKPSPQIVVDGTNLETDVEDLMLTVMEASSFTPSVYSVHALTLLAEVLAHLLDMVFYSDEKEKVIPLLVNIMHYVVPYLRNHSAHNAPSYRACIQLLSSLSGYQYTRRAWKKEAFDLFMDHTFFQMDSSCVSHWRAIIDHLMTHDKTTFRDLMTRVAVAQSSSLSLFTNRDAELEQRAMLLKRLAFTIYSSEVDQYQKYLPDIQERLVESLRLPQVPILHAQVFLFFRVLLLRMSPQHLTSLWPTMITELVQVFLLMEQELTADEDISRTSGPSVAGLETTYSGGNGFSTSYNSQRWLNLYLSACKLLDLALALPPESLPQFQMYRWAFIPEASDDSGMEVRRQGTHQREFKPYVVRLVKLLRKRAKKNPEEDCSTRTLSWEPGHLMLTLYVIRSMEQLLPFFNLLSQVFNSKASSRSGPAFSHNPADGSFPSHKEGHKLESQKVFWSRARQNIEEMVEKDFLEGLIKT, from the exons AACCAACACCTTATTGGAGAAGGTAGCAGCAGCCGTGGAGCAGTCGGCCTTCTACAGTGCCTTGTGGGGCAGCATCTTGACCAGCCCCGCTGTGCGTCTCCCCGGGGTTTCCTTCGTACTGCTGCACCTCAACCGCAAGCTGTCCATGGAGGACCAGCTCTATATCATAGGCAGTGACATTGAACTCATG GTGGAGGCAGTAAGTACCTCAGTCCAGGACTCCAGTGTCTTGGTGCAGCGGAGCACCCTGGACCTGATCCTTTTCTGCTTCCCCTTCCACATGAGCCAG gcaACCCGCCCTGACATGATCCGGATCCTGTCAGCAGCTTTGCATGTGGTGTTGAGGAGAGACATGTCCCTGAACCGCAGACTCTACGCCTGGCTGCTGG GCCCCCGCAGCACTCGACAGAGCAACCCGGAGGAGCACGCCAGCCACTACTTCAACACCTTCTCCAAGGACATGCTGGTCCAG GCTATGGTGGGGATCTTGCAGGGCAAAGCCCGAGGCGGAGAAGAGGAGAGCATTCTCATGCATGACCTTAAGCCATTCCGCATCCTGATCAGCCTGCTGGACAAACCAGAGCTAG GGCCAGCCATCCTAGAGGATGTTCTGATCGAGGTGTTTCGGACTCTTCACACACAGTGCAGAACAGAGTTGGACCTCCAAAACCAGAGTCCATTCAGTAAAGATCATACACAACTCAGCAG TAAACTACGAGAGAACAAGAAGACAGCCGAGCTGATTAAAACGGCCAATCTGCTCTTCAACTCGTTTGAGCCATACTACATGTGGGACTACATCGCTCGCTGGTTTGAGGAGTGCTGCAG GAGGACGGTGAACGGCAGCACACGTGCAGCACGGCATGCTGGGAGCTCAGATCCCCCTGAGCTCTCTTTGGTGGAGTTCTGTCAGCTGGTTGATTTTCTGCTGGATATTGTTTCCTTG CCTACTAGAAGCATGAGGGTAATCTGCCAG GAGACGTACATAGAAATCCAGACAGAGCACCTCCCTCAGCTGCTGTTGCGGATGGTTGCGGCCCTGACCTGTCACCTGCAAGCGCTGGGCCTCGGGGAGCTCACCCACTGCCTTCGCCTGTGCTCCAAGATCCTCAGCAAAGTGCAGCCTCCTCTCGTGTCGCCCCTGGCCCTGCCCCCGGGCCCCCAGGCTCAGGGCCTCTCCAACTCCACCGGAAACTCCTCAAAGTCGGCCAAGGACAAAAGCAGAGACACGGAGGACAAACGG ACTCCTGAAGTACCTGGGAATGGGGAAGTATTCGAAGAAGGGGAAAATCCTCCCAGCGGCCGTTCTTCTGAAAGTGGCTTCACAGACTTCGTCCAGTACCAGGAAGACGGCCCCGAGGAGACGGAGCGAGTCCCTCACCCCCACCACGCGCTCAAAACAGGCCGTCGCTCGTCGGGCCCTGGCCAGACCAAGCCTTTGGACAAACCGGTCATGCAGTGCTGCCTGGAGCACTTCCAGCAGTTTCTGTCTCGCCTCATCACCTTGTACATTGTCCCGGGGAATTTAGACAAGGCTCAGGGTCAAAGAGGGGAGGTCGTGCACGCGGGGTTGCTCGTTTCCGAAGGTCCCCAGCACAGTGATCATGCGGAGTCGTGCACAGAATCTGGAATAGTCCAGAGAGAGTGTGTTGCCGCTTTCACTGCGGCCTGCCAGCTCTTCCTGGAATGCTCCAGTTTCCCCGTCTACATCGCGGAGGGCAACCTCAAGTCCTCACCCGCACAGGAAGAGCAGTCTG GCAGCGAGCTGGTCCGGCTGCCAGTGTGGCTGCAGACACTGATGGACGCCTGTTGCCTGGCCTGCGACTTCAGCCTCCAGGGCGTGGCCATCTCCCTGGTCATGGACCTCGTGGGACTCGCCCAGtccgttgccatggtgacggCCGAGAGCGTGGCCTCCGGCGGCGGCTCTGAGTCCGCCCAGCCCATGAGCCCCAGCCAGGGTCGAGTGGCTGTAGTCATCAGGCCACCACTTACTCAGGGAATCCTAAAATACATTGCTGACAAGACAGACTTCTTCAAG AGCGTGGCTTTGATTTTGTGGGACCAGCTGAGTGAAAGAacacctcagcaccatcagcgCAGCGTGGAGCTCTTCTACCAGCTCCACAACCTGGTTCCTTCCTCCAGCATCTGTGAGGATGTCATCAGCCAGCAACTCATGCACAGGGACAAG agAATTCATCTGGAGGCCCATGTAAAGTTCTCTGTGCTGTGGCATTTAACACGTGATCTGAACATCACCAAGTCTTCTCCTTTCACTCGCACATTTGATCG ATCTCTTTTCATCATGCTGGACAGCCTCAGTTATTGGGACCCGTGTACCAGCGCAGTCGGTCGGGCTTGGCTGAATCAGGTCCTCCAAAGACATGACATCGCGCGTGTCCTcgagcctctcctcctccttctgcttcacCCCAAGACCCACCGAGTATCTATTCAGAGGGTACAAGCGCAGCGCCACTGGGCCCAGGCCTTTCCTGACCCGTCTGAGCAGGAGCCATCAGAACCCATGTACACCAGAGACTCCGGCTTCTCAGACA aCTACAGTCTGATCCAAGGTGAAAGGGTTGGACAAGGGGAGCTCCGAGGCCTAGCAGTGGGCGAAATGGAGCCGTTCTGTCTGACTGTCAACCCCTTGAGTGACAGCCTGTCTATTCTGAGCCTGAGCAGCGAGAACTTGCAGCTGGCCGGCGAATATCAGCCTGCTGACGACCAACAGGTTGAGCCCCAGAGCTCAGAGTCCAGTGGTTCCCATTCATCTACAGTGGAAAACGGCAGCTTTGAGGAAACCGAGGGTGTCAACAGCACTGTGAACAGCTCAGACAGACCGCCTGGCTACTCAGACGACACATCTGAGGACTCTGTGGAGGAAGTCGTGTCCTGTGTTATGAAAGAGCTCGTAGACAGAGTTCTGACTTTAGTCGATGAGGCGTCACTTGAAGTCTCATCTCCACCTGAAAATTGGGCGGACACCGACAGCACTTCCTCAGACACGTCCACCGGCCCTCGTCTGGACCCTGACCCTCCTCCCAGCTCTAACCACCAGACCCTGCCAGAGATGTTAGCCGGAGGCACACTGGAGTTCTTCTCTGTCACCCCGGCTGACATGTCGGCCGACGAGCAGCACAAAGACGGCATCACTCGGCACAGTTCGTCGCCTTCCATCGTCACTTTGCCGGACAGCTCCGATCCAGCCACCCCGGACCACAACCTGCAAGTGGACGACTCTCAGGCCCGCAAACGTAGCCATAGCAGCACCCAGCTCAGCCTTAAAGGGAAGATCATGGAGAGGCTGGCGGACAAATCTCCGGGGGCAAAGCCCAAGACCAAGAAGGCGaaaaggaaacaggaggagaggcagagaaaggctGCAATTCAAGCCGACAAACTGCGTCCACCCAGTATTTTCTTTGGGGACAGTCTGGATCTGGAGAACTGGTACAGCTGTGGAGAAGGTGAGGTGTCGGAGATTGAGAGTGACGTTGGCTCGCCCGTCGGGGGCTCCGGCGGGGCCGTCGGGGGTGTCGGCGTTACAGGACGCAGGTTGTCGTCTGCCCCTCCCCGTTTCAACATCCATCCCCTCTACCAGCACGTCCTGCTCTACCTCCAACTGTATGACTCCTCCCGGGCCCTCCACGCCCTGTCAGCCATTGCAGCAATGCTAAGAGCCACTCCCTCAGGGTTTGTAAGTGCTATCTCCACCACCAGCATCAACAACACCTACACTCCACAGCTGTCTCTGCTCCAAAACCTCCTAGCCCGCCACAGGGTCTCCGTCATGGGCAAAGACTTTTACTGCCCGATTCCCCAGGACTCCCACTCGCATTCATTCCGCAGCGCCATGTACCTAGAGATCATCATCTCGCTCTGTCTCTACTTCCTCAGAAGTTATTACTCTTCACACGTGTCGGCGGGCTCTCAAGACTTGGCAGGGAACCGGGCCATGCAGCTCACCAGTGTCGAAGTCCTCACCCTCCTTTTCACTGAGCTGGCCAAAGTCACGGGGGGCTCAGCTAAGGGCTTTGCAAGCTTCATCAGCGACGTTCTGTCTAAGTGCAAAGTTCAGAAGGTGGTTCTCcactgtctcctctcctccatatTCAGCGCCCAGAAATGGCACGAGCAGCGGGTGGCGGGGGTCAACGTGGCCGCGGTGGAGGAAGGACTCTCAGAGGACAGCGTCATCGACCTGTCGGAGGACCAGATAGACAGCTGCAGCGCCGTTCAGTCTCAGCTGCTCAGGCTGCTGCAGAGTCTGGTTGTGCTCGAGCATAGAGTCCTGGTGCCAGCTGAGGAAGGAGTGGAAGGAGGACCCGTGGGAGGAGCGGCAGGGGGCGGAGGGACGGGAGGCGGCACCGGAGCCGGGTTTGAGATCCTGGGTGCAGAAGTGGAGCACGTCAACCCTCAGCAGCCAATGACGtcgctgcagtacctccacgggcAGCCCATCACAGCGCAGGGTATGTTCCTGTGTGCAGTGATCAGGGCCCTGCATCAGCACCACGCCTGTAAGATGCATCCCCAGTGGATAGGACTCATCACGAGCACCCTGCCTTACATGGGGAGAGTGCTGAGGAGGGTGGTGGCCTCCGTCACTCTGCAGTTGTGCAGGAACCTGGATAATCTTCTCCAGCAGTACCGCTATGAGATCGGGATGACTGACACCAG ACCCCAGTGGATGGCTCTCTGCATCCCTCCTGACCTGATTTTGACTGTGCTAGAGGGTGTGACAGCCATCATCCATTACTGCCTGCTGGATCCCACTTCCCAGTATCACCAG TTACAAGTCAGTGTTGACCAGAAGCACCTTGCTGAGGCTCGTTCAGGaatcctctccatcctccacacCATCATGTCTTCAGTCACCCTGCTGTGGAGCGTCCTCCACCAGGCTGACAACTCTGACCGgccagctgctgcctccgctGCCTCCACTTCCAACATCAACCTGGGCTCCACTAAG AACCTCCGTCAGCAGATCCTGGAGCTCCTGGGTCCCATCTCTATGAACCACGGTGCTCATTTTATGGCAGCAATAGCTTACGTTTGGAATGAAAGGAAACAGGTCAAGACTCCAGTCAGAAATAAG GTGATTCCCGTAGCCAGtgaggagcagctgctgctggttgaGCTGGTTCGCTCGGTGAGCGCCATGCGCACTGAGACTGTTATACAGACGGTGAAAGAGGTCCTGAAGCAGCCGCCAGCCATCGCGAAAGACAAG AAGCACCTTTCTTTGGAGGTCTGCATGCTCCAGTTCTTCTACGCCTACGTCCAGAG GATCCCTGTGTCCAGCTTAGTTGATAGCTGGCCTTCTCTGCTGGCTCTGCTGAAGGACTCTGTACCGTTAGGCCTCCCCGCCCCGGGACAGTTTCTCATACTGGG AGTTCTGAATGAGTTTATTCTGAAGAACCCGAACCTGGAGAGTAAGAAGGACCAGCGAGAGCTGCAG GATGTGACCCATAAAGTGGTGGAGGCCATCGGGACCATTGCAGGCTCATCATTGGAGCAAACCACATGGCTGAGGAGAAACCTCGAGGTGAAGCCTTCTCCTCAGATAGTGGTGGATGGTACCAACCTGGAAACTGATGTAGAAG atTTGATGCTCACAGTGATGGAAGCCTCCAGCTTCACTCCATCAGTGTACAGCGTTCACGCCCTCACCCTGCTGGCCGAG GTGCTGGCCCATCTCTTGGACATGGTGTTCTACAGTGATGAGAAGGAGAAGGTCATCCCACTGCTGGTTAATATCATGCACTATGTAGTGCCCTACCTCCGCAACCACAG TGCTCATAACGCCCCCAGCTACCGGGCTTGTATTCAACTATTAAGCAGTCTAAGTGGGTACCAGTACACCCGGCGCGCATGGAAGAAGGAGGCCTTTGACCTCTTCATGGACCACACCTTCTTCCAGATGGACTCCTCCTGCGTCAGCCA CTGGAGAGCGATCATTGACCACCTGATGACTCACGATAAGACCACATTCAGAGACCTCATGA CCCGGGTGGCCGTAGCCCAGAGCAGCTCTCTGAGTCTGTTCACCAACAGAGATGCTGAGCTGGAACAGAGAGCCATGCTGCTGAAACGCCTCGCCTTTACCATCTACAGCAGCGAAGTCGACCAGTACCAGAAATACCTGCCAGACATACAAG agcGTCTGGTGGAGAGCCTGCGTCTGCCTCAGGTGCCCATCCTTCATGCTCAGGTGTTCCTGTTCTtcagagtgctgctgctgcgcaTGTCACCTCAACACCTCACCTCACTGTGGCCCACCATGATCACTGAGTTG GTTCAAGTGTTTCTACTGATGGAGCAGGAGCTAACAGCAGATGAGGACATATCCAG GACGTCGGGGCCATCTGTGGCTGGGTTGGAGACAACCTACTCTGGAGGGAACGGTTTCTCCACCTCCTACAACAGCCAGCGCTGGCTCAACCTCTATCTATCCGCCTGCAAGCTCCTGGATCTGGCCTTGGCCCTGCCTCCTGAGAGTCTGCCTCAGTTCCAGAT GTACCGCTGGGCCTTCATCCCAGAGGCTTCAGATGATTCAGGGATGGAAGTGAGACGTCaggggactcatcagagagagTTTAAGCCCTACGTTGTTCGACTGGTCAAACTGCTGAGGAAACGAGCCAAG AAAAACCCAGAGGAGGACTGCTCCACCCGAACCCTGTCCTGGGAGCCAGGCCACCTCATGCTGACCCTCTACGTTATCCGCAGCATGGAGCAGCTGCTTCCCTTCTTCAACCTGCTCAGCCAGGTGTTCAACAGCAAGGCCAGCAGCCGCTCAGGTCCGGCCTTCAGCCACAACCCCGCCGACGGCTCGTTCCCCAGCCACAAGGAGGGCCACAAGCTGGAGAGCCAAAAGGTCTTTTGGAGTCGAGCACGACAGAACATCGAGGAGATGGTGGAAAAGGACTTTCTAGAGGGTCTTATCAAGACGTGA